From one Magnetofaba australis IT-1 genomic stretch:
- a CDS encoding polyprenyl synthetase family protein encodes MTFDFHAYLKSRKALVEEALDRLVPAADRLPARLNGAMRYSLLIGGKRLRPILALAACEAVGAPLERAMNFAAALECIHTYSLIHDDLPAMDDDDLRRGHPTCHKQYDEATAILAGDALLTLAFELAARPVEEVRAEQQLAIIEKLSAAAGVHGMVGGQMLDMEAEGQELDLPGLQNIHIHKTGALIYIACLGGALLGGGTPEQAQQLKRYGERIGLAFQITDDILDEVGDSLEMGKNVGADREHNKATYPKLMGLAQARQEAQRHIDEAIKCLHDLPGDAEPLRELARYIISRTH; translated from the coding sequence GTGACATTTGATTTCCACGCCTATCTCAAATCCCGCAAAGCGTTGGTGGAAGAGGCGCTGGACCGCCTGGTCCCCGCCGCCGACCGTCTGCCTGCGCGTCTGAACGGCGCCATGCGCTACAGCCTGCTCATCGGCGGCAAGCGTCTGCGTCCGATCCTCGCTCTGGCCGCGTGTGAAGCGGTGGGCGCGCCCTTGGAGCGCGCCATGAACTTCGCCGCTGCGCTGGAGTGCATCCACACCTATTCGCTCATTCACGACGACCTGCCCGCCATGGATGACGATGATCTGCGTCGCGGACACCCCACCTGCCACAAACAGTATGACGAAGCCACCGCCATTTTGGCTGGCGACGCCCTGCTCACCCTGGCCTTCGAGCTGGCGGCCCGCCCAGTGGAAGAGGTGCGCGCTGAGCAACAATTGGCGATTATCGAGAAACTCTCCGCCGCCGCCGGGGTCCATGGCATGGTGGGCGGTCAAATGTTGGATATGGAAGCCGAGGGTCAGGAGCTGGATCTCCCTGGTCTGCAGAACATCCATATCCACAAGACCGGCGCGCTGATCTACATCGCCTGTTTGGGCGGCGCCCTGCTGGGCGGAGGCACTCCAGAGCAGGCGCAACAACTGAAACGCTACGGCGAGCGCATAGGCTTGGCCTTCCAGATCACCGACGACATCCTCGATGAGGTGGGCGACAGTCTGGAGATGGGCAAGAACGTCGGCGCCGACCGCGAACACAACAAGGCCACCTACCCCAAACTCATGGGGCTGGCGCAGGCGCGCCAGGAGGCCCAACGCCATATCGACGAAGCGATCAAATGTCTGCACGACCTGCCGGGTGACGCCGAGCCGCTGCGCGAGTTGGCGCGCTACATCATCAGCCGGACCCATTGA
- the xseB gene encoding exodeoxyribonuclease VII small subunit yields the protein MKSAPAFEESLERLEELVLELERGELPLEEGLAAFEEGVRLAKQCQKRLDSAEKRIDKLLGDSAEESAS from the coding sequence ATGAAGAGCGCCCCGGCATTTGAAGAGTCCCTGGAACGTTTGGAAGAGCTCGTGCTTGAGCTTGAGCGCGGCGAGCTGCCCCTGGAAGAGGGGTTGGCCGCGTTTGAGGAGGGCGTGCGGCTGGCCAAACAGTGTCAAAAGCGCCTGGATTCGGCGGAGAAACGCATCGACAAGCTGTTGGGCGACTCCGCTGAGGAGAGCGCCTCGTGA
- the dxs gene encoding 1-deoxy-D-xylulose-5-phosphate synthase translates to MPTSLLQSIDSPTDLRKLPESDLPKLADELRQFIIQTVSKTGGHLGAGLGVVDLTIALHYIFNTPDDRLVWDVGHQCYPHKALTGRRDQLHTLRQKDGVSGFTKRSESIYDPFGAGHSSTSISAALGMAAAARKQKSGNKAIAVIGDGAMTAGMAFEALNNAGHDRRNDLVVVLNDNEMSISPNVGALSSYLSKILSGDAYNQIKTGAGTVLERLSPTLLDAARRAEEHMKGMLIPGTLFEELGFTYFGPIDGHDYQQLLPTLRNIKRLTRPILLHVVTHKGKGFAPAEDNPCTYHGVSPFDPDTGVMQKSAGGPPSYTKVFSDGLIELAASNPKIVAITAAMMEGTGLSAFQKRFPERFHDVGIAEQHAVTFAGGMAAEGEIPVCAIYSTFFQRAYDQFVHDVALQNLPVIFALDRAGLVGADGPTHAGAYDLSFLRAIPNTTIMAPSDENELRRMLATAAKLGKPAVIRYPRGNALGLELEPMTPIPVGSARQLRDGADAAILAVGEHAHAALAAANTLADEGINCAVYDARFIKPLDAAMVRAAAKTGTILTVEENAVMGGFGSAVLEKLSEEGLLAGGVRFRSLGIPDRFIPQGSQKELRAELGLDAEGIAAAMRALRA, encoded by the coding sequence ATGCCCACCTCGCTGCTACAGAGCATCGACTCACCCACCGATCTGCGCAAATTGCCGGAATCGGATCTGCCCAAACTGGCCGACGAGTTGCGCCAGTTCATCATTCAGACCGTCTCCAAAACCGGCGGCCACCTGGGCGCGGGCCTGGGCGTGGTGGATCTGACCATCGCCCTGCACTACATCTTCAACACCCCCGATGACCGATTGGTGTGGGACGTGGGCCATCAGTGCTATCCGCACAAAGCCCTCACCGGGCGGCGCGATCAGCTCCACACCCTGCGCCAGAAGGATGGCGTCTCCGGCTTCACCAAACGCTCCGAGAGCATTTACGATCCGTTCGGCGCCGGACACTCCTCCACCTCCATCTCAGCGGCGCTGGGCATGGCGGCGGCGGCGCGCAAGCAGAAGAGCGGCAACAAGGCCATCGCTGTCATCGGCGACGGCGCCATGACCGCTGGCATGGCCTTCGAAGCCCTCAACAACGCCGGACACGATCGCCGCAACGATCTGGTGGTGGTGCTCAACGACAACGAGATGTCGATCTCGCCCAACGTTGGCGCGCTCTCCTCCTATCTGTCCAAAATCCTCTCCGGCGACGCCTATAATCAGATCAAAACCGGCGCGGGCACCGTGCTGGAGCGGCTCTCGCCCACCTTGCTGGACGCCGCCCGCCGCGCCGAAGAGCACATGAAGGGGATGCTGATCCCCGGCACTCTGTTTGAAGAGCTGGGCTTCACCTACTTCGGCCCCATCGACGGTCACGACTATCAGCAGTTGCTGCCCACCCTGCGCAACATCAAACGCCTGACGCGACCGATCCTGCTGCATGTGGTCACCCACAAGGGCAAAGGTTTTGCCCCGGCCGAAGACAACCCCTGCACCTATCACGGGGTGTCGCCGTTTGACCCCGACACCGGGGTGATGCAGAAGAGCGCGGGCGGCCCGCCCTCCTACACCAAAGTCTTCTCCGACGGCCTCATCGAACTGGCCGCCAGCAATCCCAAGATCGTCGCCATCACCGCCGCCATGATGGAGGGCACCGGCCTCTCGGCGTTCCAGAAGCGCTTCCCGGAGCGGTTCCACGACGTCGGCATCGCCGAGCAGCATGCGGTGACCTTCGCTGGCGGTATGGCCGCCGAAGGCGAGATTCCCGTGTGCGCCATCTACTCCACCTTCTTCCAGCGCGCCTATGACCAGTTTGTGCATGATGTGGCGTTGCAGAACCTGCCAGTGATCTTCGCTCTGGACCGCGCCGGGCTGGTGGGCGCCGACGGCCCCACCCACGCGGGCGCTTATGATCTATCGTTCCTGCGCGCCATCCCTAACACCACCATTATGGCGCCTTCGGACGAAAATGAACTGCGGCGCATGCTGGCCACGGCGGCCAAACTGGGCAAACCAGCGGTAATCCGCTATCCGCGCGGCAATGCCCTGGGGCTGGAACTGGAGCCCATGACGCCGATCCCCGTAGGCTCTGCGCGGCAGTTGCGCGACGGCGCTGACGCCGCCATTCTGGCGGTGGGCGAGCACGCCCATGCGGCGCTGGCGGCGGCCAATACGTTGGCTGATGAGGGGATTAACTGTGCGGTGTATGACGCCCGCTTCATCAAACCGTTGGACGCTGCCATGGTGCGCGCCGCCGCCAAAACCGGGACCATTCTCACCGTCGAAGAGAACGCGGTGATGGGCGGCTTTGGCTCGGCGGTGCTGGAGAAGCTGAGCGAAGAGGGCCTGCTGGCGGGCGGCGTGCGTTTCCGCAGCTTGGGCATCCCCGATCGCTTCATTCCCCAGGGCAGTCAGAAGGAGCTGCGCGCCGAACTGGGATTGGACGCCGAGGGCATCGCCGCAGCCATGCGCGCCTTGCGCGCTTAA